One Cupriavidus oxalaticus genomic region harbors:
- a CDS encoding ABC transporter permease, whose translation MSAYVLRRLLALLPTLVFASIIVFAIVRLVPGDVVDLMLSQNDISADTRTREDLVRALGLDRPMWEQYLHWVGNIVLHGDLGQSLWQGEPVLRMVMARIPATFSLGVLALAVALTVALPIGVLSAIRQDTAADYVARSFSILMLAVPSFWLGTMVMVFPSVWWGWSPEVRYVPFLEDPVQHVRQMLVPAIVLGMALSAITMRMTRTMMLEVLRQDYIRTAWAKGLNEPLVIVRHALRNALIPVVTLIGLQAPLLIGGAVVIEQIFVVPGMGLLLLDAVHQRDYPLITGVFLVVGVAVMLINLLVDLSYGLFDPKVRHR comes from the coding sequence ATGAGCGCCTATGTCCTGCGCCGCCTGCTGGCGCTGCTGCCCACGCTGGTCTTCGCCAGCATCATCGTGTTCGCCATCGTGCGGCTGGTGCCGGGCGACGTGGTCGACCTGATGCTGAGCCAGAACGACATCAGCGCCGATACCCGCACCCGCGAAGACCTGGTCCGCGCGCTCGGTCTCGACCGCCCGATGTGGGAGCAGTACCTGCACTGGGTCGGCAATATCGTGCTGCATGGCGACCTGGGCCAGTCGCTGTGGCAAGGCGAGCCGGTGCTGAGGATGGTGATGGCGCGCATTCCCGCGACCTTCTCGCTGGGCGTGCTGGCACTGGCCGTGGCGCTGACGGTGGCGCTGCCGATCGGCGTGCTGTCGGCAATCCGGCAGGACACCGCGGCGGACTATGTGGCGCGCTCCTTCTCGATCCTGATGCTGGCGGTGCCCAGCTTCTGGCTCGGCACCATGGTGATGGTGTTCCCGTCGGTGTGGTGGGGCTGGTCGCCGGAAGTGCGCTACGTCCCCTTCCTGGAAGACCCGGTGCAGCATGTCAGGCAGATGCTGGTGCCGGCCATCGTGCTCGGCATGGCGCTGTCGGCCATCACCATGCGCATGACGCGCACCATGATGCTGGAGGTGCTGCGCCAGGACTATATCCGCACCGCGTGGGCCAAGGGGCTGAACGAGCCGCTGGTGATCGTGCGGCACGCGCTGCGCAATGCGCTGATCCCGGTGGTGACGCTGATCGGCCTGCAGGCGCCGCTGCTGATCGGGGGCGCCGTGGTGATCGAGCAGATCTTCGTGGTGCCGGGCATGGGCCTGCTGCTGCTCGATGCCGTGCACCAGCGCGACTATCCGCTGATCACCGGCGTCTTCCTCGTGGTTGGCGTCGCGGTGATGCTGATCAACCTGCTCGTCGACCTGAGCTACGGCCTGTTCGACCCCAAAGTGAGGCACCGCTGA
- a CDS encoding MFS transporter yields MTTQAGMSGALPGEAAQVEQQRAEQHFRDHVDRHLPRNARAFLIHGMLGMTGFRLVTAPTFVPAYLYLLSGSKLTVGLVLAAQYAGMAASSIWGATLIEHRQRVMPLIYLVGWLVRGQILGLALSALLLSGRGALLAAAAFLLLFGLLNGVQNVSFNYLTSKIIPLARRGRLTALRNFFGGLTAAAVAWMGGRYLVGNDVFGNGYAATFLAAFVLTSLGISALAGMREPALHDVRMRAGFGRRVRELPALLAADRDFVRFFVARALVALGMMAMPFYAIYAGRLLGLDGATLGYLSLAYLLAQTGSNLAWGRVADRHGYRVVFLASIATWIAATAWLLACATLPGFLLAFCGLGAGFGGFFISADNLVMEFGARKDRPMLLAVSDTATFGMMAVGPVIGGLLAQSVHFPLVFVVAIAVKLAAFVLALRIADPRSRRKRPDRADDMAGLRD; encoded by the coding sequence GTGACAACGCAGGCCGGCATGAGCGGCGCGCTGCCGGGCGAAGCCGCCCAGGTGGAGCAGCAACGCGCCGAACAACATTTCCGCGACCATGTCGACCGCCACCTGCCGCGCAATGCCAGGGCATTCCTGATCCACGGCATGCTCGGCATGACCGGCTTCCGGCTGGTGACCGCGCCCACCTTCGTGCCCGCCTACCTGTACCTGTTGTCCGGCTCGAAACTCACTGTGGGGCTCGTGCTCGCGGCGCAATATGCCGGCATGGCCGCCTCGTCGATCTGGGGCGCGACGCTGATCGAGCATCGCCAGCGCGTGATGCCGCTGATCTACCTGGTGGGCTGGCTGGTGCGCGGCCAGATCCTGGGGCTGGCACTGTCGGCGCTGCTGCTGAGCGGGCGCGGCGCGCTGCTGGCCGCGGCGGCTTTCCTGCTGCTGTTCGGGCTGCTCAACGGCGTGCAGAACGTCAGCTTCAACTACCTGACCTCCAAGATCATCCCGCTGGCGCGGCGCGGGCGGCTGACTGCGTTGCGCAATTTCTTCGGCGGCCTCACCGCGGCGGCGGTGGCGTGGATGGGCGGGCGCTACCTGGTCGGCAACGACGTGTTCGGCAACGGCTATGCCGCCACCTTCCTGGCTGCCTTCGTGCTGACCAGCCTGGGGATCTCGGCGCTGGCGGGCATGCGCGAGCCGGCCCTGCACGACGTGCGCATGCGCGCCGGCTTCGGCCGGCGCGTGCGTGAATTGCCGGCACTGCTGGCAGCCGACCGGGATTTCGTGCGCTTCTTCGTGGCGCGGGCATTGGTGGCGCTGGGCATGATGGCGATGCCGTTCTATGCGATCTACGCCGGCCGGCTGCTGGGGCTGGACGGCGCCACGCTCGGGTATCTGAGCCTGGCCTACCTGCTGGCGCAGACGGGCAGCAATCTCGCCTGGGGCCGCGTCGCGGACAGGCATGGCTACCGGGTGGTGTTCCTGGCCAGCATCGCCACGTGGATCGCCGCCACGGCCTGGCTGCTGGCGTGCGCCACGCTGCCGGGCTTCCTGCTGGCGTTCTGCGGCCTGGGCGCGGGCTTCGGCGGCTTCTTTATCTCGGCGGACAACCTCGTGATGGAGTTCGGCGCACGCAAGGACCGGCCGATGCTGCTCGCGGTATCCGACACGGCCACGTTCGGCATGATGGCCGTCGGGCCGGTGATCGGCGGGCTGCTGGCGCAGTCGGTGCATTTCCCGCTGGTCTTCGTCGTTGCCATCGCGGTCAAGCTGGCCGCCTTTGTGCTGGCACTTCGCATTGCCGATCCGCGCTCGCGCCGGAAGCGGCCGGACCGCGCCGACGACATGGCCGGGCTGCGTGACTGA
- a CDS encoding STAS domain-containing protein, with translation MERIPILRMGSYLLVTIQIDMQDQTALRLQEDLAASIEQNTARGVLIDVSALEMVDSFIGRMFIGISDIARILGAATVVVGIRPAVAITLVELGLPLSGVRTALNVERGMALLDKAQRGELR, from the coding sequence ATGGAGCGCATTCCGATCCTGCGGATGGGGTCCTACCTGCTGGTCACGATCCAGATCGACATGCAGGACCAGACCGCGCTGCGGCTGCAGGAAGACCTGGCGGCCAGCATCGAGCAGAACACGGCGCGCGGCGTGCTGATCGACGTGTCGGCGCTGGAAATGGTCGATTCGTTTATCGGCCGCATGTTCATCGGCATTTCCGACATCGCCCGCATCCTGGGCGCGGCCACGGTCGTGGTCGGCATCCGCCCGGCCGTGGCGATCACGCTGGTGGAACTGGGACTGCCCCTGAGCGGCGTCAGGACCGCGCTCAACGTCGAGCGCGGCATGGCGTTGCTGGACAAGGCGCAGCGAGGTGAGCTCAGGTGA
- a CDS encoding acyl-CoA dehydrogenase family protein, which produces MDALETFRQQAHAWLEANCPPEMRLPMQDEEDICWGGRKFRYQSEAQRLWLQRMAEQGWTVPEWPREYGGAGLSAAEARVLRAEMQRLHCRVPLQSFGISMLGPALLKYGTEAQKREHLPRIARGEIRWCQGYSEPNAGSDLAALQTRAEDRGDHFVVNGQKIWTSYADKADWIFCLVRTDFAAQKHTGISFLLFDMASPGVSTRPIVLISGKSPFCETFFDDVKVPRHQLVGELNGGWAIAKYLLTHEREMISAIGSRGFRQPLGRHAAKVIGVDERHRLDDPMLRAQIARFEVDEAAFAAAGERARDLARQGEGMAAFSSVLKYYGAELNKRRYELLMSAGGTDALEWEGPRSQEGALARAWLRTKANSIEGGTSEVQLNIVAKRLLGLPGA; this is translated from the coding sequence TTGGACGCACTGGAAACGTTCCGGCAGCAGGCACATGCCTGGCTGGAGGCCAATTGCCCACCTGAGATGCGCCTGCCGATGCAGGACGAGGAAGACATCTGCTGGGGCGGCCGCAAGTTCCGCTACCAGTCTGAGGCGCAGCGGCTGTGGCTGCAGCGGATGGCCGAACAGGGCTGGACCGTACCGGAGTGGCCGCGCGAGTATGGCGGGGCCGGATTGAGCGCAGCCGAGGCACGGGTGCTGCGCGCCGAGATGCAGCGGCTGCACTGCCGCGTGCCGCTGCAGAGCTTCGGCATCTCCATGCTCGGGCCCGCGCTGCTGAAATATGGCACCGAGGCGCAGAAGCGCGAGCACCTGCCCAGGATCGCCCGCGGCGAGATCCGTTGGTGCCAGGGCTATTCCGAACCCAACGCCGGCTCCGACCTCGCCGCGCTGCAGACGCGCGCCGAGGATCGCGGCGACCATTTCGTGGTCAACGGCCAGAAGATCTGGACCTCGTATGCCGACAAGGCCGACTGGATCTTCTGCCTGGTGCGCACCGATTTCGCCGCGCAGAAGCACACCGGCATCAGCTTCCTGCTGTTCGACATGGCGTCGCCGGGCGTCTCGACGCGCCCGATCGTGCTGATCTCCGGCAAATCGCCCTTCTGCGAGACCTTCTTCGACGACGTGAAGGTGCCGCGCCACCAGCTGGTCGGCGAGCTCAACGGTGGCTGGGCCATCGCCAAGTACCTGCTGACGCATGAGCGCGAGATGATCAGCGCGATCGGCAGCCGTGGCTTCCGCCAGCCGCTGGGGCGCCATGCCGCGAAGGTCATCGGCGTGGACGAGCGCCATCGGCTCGACGACCCGATGCTGCGCGCGCAGATCGCGCGCTTCGAGGTCGACGAGGCCGCCTTCGCCGCGGCCGGCGAGCGCGCCCGCGACCTGGCGCGGCAAGGCGAAGGCATGGCCGCGTTCTCGTCCGTGCTGAAGTACTACGGCGCGGAACTGAACAAGCGGCGCTACGAGCTGCTGATGTCGGCCGGCGGCACCGATGCGCTCGAATGGGAAGGCCCGCGCAGCCAGGAAGGCGCGCTGGCGCGGGCATGGCTGCGCACCAAGGCGAATTCGATCGAGGGCGGCACCAGCGAGGTCCAGCTCAATATCGTCGCCAAGCGCCTGCTTGGCCTGCCCGGCGCCTGA
- a CDS encoding acyl-CoA dehydrogenase family protein has translation MPIVLTDTQEMLRDSAMTFLQENAPISALRTLRDTRDPAGFSRELWQRCAALGFAGVMIDEAYGGSGLGAVEAGVIAEAIGTTLAPLPFLSTAVLGASLVGLYGNDSQRSALLPAVAAGRHLMALALDETARHRPERIATQARRDADGYVLDGSKVFVVDGHVADTLVVAARTGAAGASDGISLFLVPRDHAGVQVERCVLADATNAARITFDAARVPADALLGNAGAGAQMLERVLDIARAVLSSELLGIADASFTRTLAYLKERRQFGKAIGEFQALQHRAAHLFAEIELARAAVLRCQQRLDEGHADGPEPLVCVAKAKAGDTATLAVQEGVQMHGGIGMTDEFDIGFFMKRARTAQEWLGDANWQLDRWATLRGY, from the coding sequence ATGCCCATCGTACTGACCGACACGCAGGAGATGCTGCGCGACAGCGCCATGACGTTCCTGCAAGAGAACGCCCCGATCTCCGCGCTGCGCACGCTGCGCGACACGCGCGACCCCGCCGGCTTCTCGCGCGAGCTGTGGCAGCGCTGCGCCGCGCTCGGCTTCGCCGGGGTAATGATCGACGAGGCCTACGGCGGCAGCGGTCTGGGCGCGGTCGAGGCCGGCGTGATTGCGGAAGCGATCGGCACCACGCTCGCGCCGCTGCCCTTCCTGTCCACCGCCGTGCTTGGCGCATCGCTGGTCGGCCTGTATGGCAACGACAGCCAGCGCAGCGCGCTGCTGCCGGCGGTCGCCGCGGGCCGGCACCTGATGGCTTTGGCGCTGGATGAAACCGCCCGGCACCGGCCCGAGCGCATCGCCACGCAGGCGCGGCGCGACGCGGACGGCTATGTGCTCGATGGCAGCAAGGTCTTCGTGGTCGATGGCCATGTGGCCGATACGCTGGTGGTCGCCGCGCGCACGGGCGCCGCCGGCGCGAGCGACGGCATCTCGCTGTTCCTGGTGCCGCGCGACCACGCCGGCGTGCAGGTGGAGCGCTGCGTGCTGGCCGATGCCACCAACGCCGCGCGCATCACCTTCGACGCAGCCAGGGTGCCGGCCGATGCGCTGCTGGGCAACGCGGGGGCGGGAGCGCAAATGCTGGAGCGCGTGCTGGACATCGCCCGCGCGGTGCTGTCGTCCGAACTGCTCGGCATCGCCGATGCCAGCTTCACGCGCACGCTGGCCTACCTGAAGGAGCGCAGGCAATTCGGCAAGGCCATCGGCGAGTTCCAGGCGCTGCAGCACCGCGCCGCGCATCTCTTTGCCGAGATCGAACTCGCGCGCGCCGCCGTGCTGCGTTGCCAGCAGCGGCTCGACGAAGGCCATGCCGACGGCCCCGAGCCACTGGTCTGCGTGGCCAAGGCCAAGGCCGGCGATACCGCCACGCTGGCGGTGCAGGAAGGCGTGCAGATGCACGGCGGCATCGGCATGACCGACGAATTCGACATCGGCTTCTTCATGAAGCGCGCCCGCACCGCGCAGGAATGGCTGGGCGACGCGAACTGGCAGCTCGACCGCTGGGCCACGCTGCGCGGCTACTGA
- a CDS encoding 3-hydroxyacyl-CoA dehydrogenase NAD-binding domain-containing protein yields MTAINAVTSLAVDGNIAVLTVDSPPVNALSAAVRAGILQGIERCTADPAVQGIVLACAGKTFIAGADITEFGKPFVPPGLPEVQAAIENSTKPVVAAIHGTALGGGLEVALVCHYRIAARSARCGLPEVHLGLLPGAGGTQRLPRLVGVEKALEMVAYGTHVPAPEAAEMGLLDALADDATLRADAIAFARRIVEEKRPLRKVRDLDDKISPARGNGELFAAFRKANARRFRGFEAPEASIRCIEAAVELPFDEGLRRERELFQELMAGSQSAAQRYVFFASRQVWNVPDIGADVPSIPVTRVGIVGAGTMGGGIAMNFLNAGMPVTIVETTQQALDRGLRTIRANYDNTMKKGRLSAAEVEARMARLTPTLDLQQLADADLVIEAVFENMEVKKELFGRLDQIVKPGAILATNTSALDVDEIAAATSRPEAVIGLHFFSPANVMKLLEVVRGEKTAKPVVRTSMELARKIGKVAALVGVCPGFVGNRMLAQRQREAQRLALEGALPWDIDRVLYDFGFPMGPFAMSDLAGLDLGWVRERSTGSTLREILCEMDRRGQKTGAGYYDYDAQRNARPSPVVERVIRDFATRQGRTRRAVSDQEILERCVFPMINEGAKILQEGKALRASDIDVIWNNGYGWPVYRGGPMFYADTIGLDKVVRTLRQYEEMLGEEFRPAPLLADLAARGKRFADPK; encoded by the coding sequence ATGACCGCCATCAACGCAGTCACCAGCCTGGCCGTGGACGGCAATATCGCCGTGCTGACCGTCGATTCGCCACCCGTCAACGCGCTGTCCGCCGCCGTGCGCGCAGGCATCCTGCAGGGAATCGAGCGCTGCACCGCCGATCCGGCGGTGCAGGGCATCGTGCTGGCCTGCGCCGGCAAGACCTTCATTGCCGGCGCCGATATCACCGAGTTCGGCAAGCCGTTCGTGCCGCCCGGGCTGCCCGAGGTGCAGGCGGCCATCGAAAACAGCACCAAGCCGGTGGTCGCCGCCATCCACGGCACCGCGCTCGGCGGCGGGCTGGAGGTGGCGCTGGTGTGCCATTACCGCATTGCCGCGCGCAGTGCCAGATGCGGCCTGCCCGAAGTCCACCTCGGGCTGCTGCCGGGCGCCGGCGGCACGCAGCGGCTGCCCCGGCTGGTCGGGGTCGAAAAGGCGCTGGAAATGGTCGCCTATGGCACCCACGTGCCGGCGCCCGAGGCAGCGGAGATGGGCCTGCTCGACGCGCTTGCCGACGATGCCACGCTGCGTGCGGACGCCATCGCCTTCGCGCGCAGGATCGTCGAAGAGAAGCGGCCGCTGCGCAAGGTGCGCGACCTGGACGACAAGATCTCACCAGCGCGCGGCAATGGCGAACTGTTCGCCGCCTTCCGCAAGGCCAACGCGCGCCGCTTCCGCGGCTTCGAGGCGCCCGAGGCCAGTATCCGCTGCATCGAGGCGGCGGTCGAACTGCCCTTTGACGAAGGCCTGCGGCGCGAACGCGAACTGTTCCAGGAACTGATGGCCGGGTCCCAGTCCGCGGCGCAGCGCTACGTCTTCTTCGCCTCGCGCCAGGTCTGGAACGTGCCCGACATCGGCGCCGATGTGCCGTCGATTCCGGTGACCAGGGTCGGCATCGTTGGCGCAGGCACCATGGGCGGCGGCATCGCGATGAATTTCCTCAACGCCGGCATGCCCGTCACCATCGTCGAGACCACGCAGCAGGCGCTCGACCGCGGGCTGCGCACCATCCGCGCGAACTACGACAACACCATGAAGAAGGGGCGCCTGAGCGCCGCCGAGGTCGAGGCGCGCATGGCGCGGCTGACGCCCACGCTGGACCTGCAGCAGCTGGCCGATGCTGACCTGGTGATCGAGGCCGTGTTCGAGAACATGGAAGTCAAGAAGGAACTGTTCGGCCGGCTCGACCAGATCGTCAAGCCGGGCGCCATCCTGGCCACCAATACCTCGGCGCTGGATGTCGACGAGATCGCCGCGGCCACGTCGCGTCCCGAGGCCGTGATCGGGCTGCATTTCTTCTCGCCGGCCAATGTGATGAAGCTGCTGGAAGTGGTGCGCGGCGAGAAAACCGCGAAGCCCGTGGTGCGCACGTCGATGGAGCTGGCCCGCAAGATCGGCAAGGTCGCGGCGCTGGTGGGCGTCTGCCCCGGCTTCGTCGGCAACCGGATGCTGGCGCAGCGGCAGCGCGAGGCGCAACGGCTGGCGCTGGAGGGTGCGCTGCCGTGGGACATCGACCGCGTGCTGTATGACTTCGGCTTCCCGATGGGCCCGTTCGCGATGAGCGACCTGGCGGGACTGGACCTGGGCTGGGTGCGCGAGCGTTCGACCGGATCGACGCTGCGCGAGATCCTTTGCGAGATGGACCGGCGCGGCCAGAAGACCGGCGCGGGCTACTATGACTACGACGCGCAGCGCAACGCGCGGCCGTCGCCGGTGGTGGAGCGGGTGATCCGCGACTTTGCCACGCGCCAGGGCCGCACCCGCCGCGCGGTATCCGACCAGGAAATCCTGGAGCGCTGCGTTTTCCCGATGATCAACGAGGGCGCGAAGATCCTGCAGGAGGGCAAGGCGCTGCGGGCGTCCGATATCGATGTGATCTGGAACAACGGCTATGGCTGGCCGGTATACCGGGGCGGCCCGATGTTCTATGCCGACACCATCGGGCTGGACAAGGTGGTGCGCACGCTGCGGCAGTACGAGGAAATGCTCGGCGAGGAGTTCCGGCCCGCGCCGTTGCTGGCGGACCTGGCGGCGCGCGGCAAGCGGTTTGCCGATCCGAAGTAG
- a CDS encoding ABC transporter substrate-binding protein, which yields MAAAFACGTAAAQAEAPKYGGTIEVGSVYPTISALSWDLGDWNWKQNYDTGQVYEQLFAADLSKARRNGGKYAFQADAWLPEDAIRGELAESWKWTDPLTLEVKLRKNVRFPAKPGVMEERELTAEDVVFSYSRQSASAKKIPTYFDHLSKVEAVDKHTVVFRFKEFNAEWDYRFGWGYYSGIMPKEVATAGAANWKNVTGSGPFTLSQFVQGNSSTYAKNAQYWDTEKIDGKDYKLPFADKVVLRTVKDEATRNTMLRTGKLDVLEMVRWTAVDELKKSAPQLKWSRWLSYTGQYLALRVDTKPFNDIRVRRALNMAVNKQEIVKQYYGGNAELFAYPQHPDYSGYFEPLSAMPESVKELFTYNPEKAKKLLAEAGYPKGFKFKVQVCACSQDHMEMLPLIAAYLEQVGVRIEIQPMEYGAFLSAMTTKTNAPGYMMNNGHTNPTTTIRKSFVAGQVWNASQWSDPKFDARVNQAFQMRDLGKRQEALRAMTRDILAEAPYIWLPTPYLFTAWWPWVKNYDGELRAGAVRNGPIYARAWIDQEMKKKLGF from the coding sequence ATGGCCGCGGCCTTCGCCTGCGGCACGGCAGCCGCGCAGGCGGAAGCGCCGAAGTATGGCGGCACCATTGAAGTCGGCTCGGTCTACCCCACCATCTCCGCCTTGTCGTGGGACCTGGGCGACTGGAACTGGAAGCAGAACTACGACACCGGCCAGGTCTATGAGCAGCTCTTCGCCGCCGACCTGTCCAAGGCCCGCCGCAACGGCGGCAAGTACGCCTTCCAGGCGGACGCCTGGCTGCCCGAGGATGCCATCCGCGGCGAACTCGCCGAAAGCTGGAAATGGACCGACCCGCTCACGCTCGAGGTCAAGCTGCGCAAGAACGTCCGCTTCCCGGCCAAGCCGGGCGTGATGGAGGAGCGCGAGCTGACCGCGGAGGACGTGGTGTTCAGCTACAGCCGGCAAAGCGCCAGCGCCAAGAAGATCCCGACCTACTTCGACCACCTGAGCAAGGTCGAGGCCGTCGACAAGCATACGGTCGTGTTCCGCTTCAAGGAATTCAATGCGGAATGGGACTACCGCTTCGGCTGGGGCTACTACTCCGGCATCATGCCCAAGGAGGTTGCCACCGCGGGCGCCGCGAACTGGAAGAACGTCACTGGCTCGGGCCCGTTCACGCTGAGCCAGTTCGTGCAGGGCAATTCCAGCACGTATGCGAAGAACGCGCAGTACTGGGACACCGAGAAGATCGACGGCAAGGACTACAAGCTGCCCTTTGCCGACAAGGTCGTGCTGCGCACCGTCAAGGACGAGGCCACCCGCAACACCATGCTGCGCACCGGCAAGCTCGACGTGCTGGAAATGGTGCGCTGGACCGCCGTCGATGAGCTGAAGAAGAGCGCGCCGCAACTCAAGTGGTCGCGCTGGCTGTCCTACACCGGGCAATACCTGGCGCTGCGCGTCGACACCAAGCCGTTCAACGATATCCGCGTGCGCCGCGCGCTGAACATGGCGGTGAACAAGCAGGAAATCGTCAAGCAGTACTACGGCGGCAATGCCGAGCTGTTCGCCTATCCGCAGCACCCGGACTACAGCGGCTACTTCGAGCCGCTGAGCGCGATGCCGGAGTCGGTCAAGGAGCTGTTCACCTACAACCCGGAGAAGGCAAAGAAGCTGCTGGCCGAGGCCGGCTACCCGAAGGGCTTCAAGTTCAAGGTGCAGGTCTGCGCCTGCAGCCAGGACCATATGGAAATGCTGCCGCTGATCGCAGCGTACCTGGAGCAGGTAGGCGTGCGCATCGAGATCCAGCCGATGGAGTATGGCGCCTTCCTGTCGGCGATGACCACCAAAACCAATGCGCCGGGCTACATGATGAACAACGGCCATACCAACCCGACCACGACGATCCGCAAGAGCTTTGTCGCGGGACAGGTGTGGAACGCCTCGCAGTGGAGCGACCCGAAGTTCGATGCCCGCGTCAACCAGGCCTTCCAGATGCGCGACCTGGGCAAGCGCCAGGAAGCGCTGCGCGCCATGACCCGCGACATCCTGGCCGAAGCGCCGTATATCTGGTTGCCCACGCCCTACCTGTTCACCGCGTGGTGGCCGTGGGTCAAGAACTACGACGGCGAGCTGCGCGCCGGCGCGGTGCGCAACGGGCCCATCTATGCGCGCGCCTGGATCGACCAGGAGATGAAGAAGAAGCTCGGCTTCTGA
- a CDS encoding STAS domain-containing protein encodes MRPENQRLADLLHAEAENLADSWATEYQSLSGGRGCTGTLAREQRSILRSLQAALHANGDAGGFEQAPFAELREALADLSASRAAQGETADVTSGFVLALKRPIFEALQRDRSNLEAQIEVIWAASAIVDRMAQWTMSTYQRSREDMIRRQQQELLELSTPVIKLWEGVLAVPLIGTLDSSRAQLVLETLLQRIVETGSTLAIIDITGVPTVDTLVAQHLLKTVTAIRLMGAESIISGIRPQIAQTIVHLGIDLQDIVTKATLADALATAMRLTGHTVSRQPVP; translated from the coding sequence ATGCGTCCAGAAAACCAGCGCCTTGCCGACCTGTTGCACGCCGAAGCCGAGAACCTGGCCGATAGCTGGGCCACCGAATACCAGTCGTTGTCCGGCGGCCGCGGCTGCACCGGCACTCTTGCCAGGGAGCAACGCTCCATCCTGCGGAGCCTCCAGGCAGCCTTGCACGCCAATGGCGATGCAGGCGGCTTCGAGCAGGCGCCGTTCGCCGAGCTGCGCGAGGCGCTCGCCGACCTGTCGGCTTCGCGTGCCGCGCAAGGCGAGACCGCGGACGTGACCAGCGGCTTCGTGTTGGCGCTCAAACGGCCGATCTTCGAGGCGCTGCAGCGCGACCGCAGCAATCTGGAAGCGCAGATCGAAGTGATCTGGGCCGCGTCCGCCATCGTCGATCGCATGGCGCAGTGGACCATGTCCACCTACCAGCGCAGCCGCGAGGACATGATCCGGCGCCAGCAGCAGGAACTGCTCGAGCTGTCGACGCCGGTGATCAAGCTGTGGGAAGGGGTGCTGGCGGTACCGCTGATCGGCACGCTGGACAGCAGCCGTGCCCAGCTGGTGCTGGAAACCCTGCTGCAGCGCATCGTCGAAACCGGCTCCACGCTGGCCATCATCGACATCACCGGCGTGCCGACGGTCGACACGCTGGTGGCCCAGCACCTGCTGAAGACGGTGACCGCGATCCGGCTGATGGGCGCGGAGAGCATCATCAGCGGGATCCGGCCGCAGATTGCGCAGACCATCGTGCATCTGGGCATCGACCTGCAGGACATCGTGACCAAGGCGACGCTGGCCGACGCGCTGGCCACCGCCATGCGGCTGACGGGGCACACCGTGTCCCGCCAGCCGGTCCCCTGA
- a CDS encoding ABC transporter permease, with protein MAPPTVDPQAASATLPAALPAALPGTLPRSARQRQPRFALLRRLFRDKPLGAAGAVICAVFLFCGVFADLLAPYGMNEINMMARLQPPSWAHPFGTDNLGRDMFSRCLYGARLSVVIGLSAATLATVISLLLGILTGYLGGKFDLVVQRMVDAWMSFPDLVILIVVVSVLGPGSWQIVCTLGLLLGIGGSRIVRSAVVSVRENMYVHAAQSMGASTSRILWRHILPNVLPPVIVLFTTRVGTAILAESGLSFLGLGVPPPAPTWGGMLSGDGRTFMFQGPWLALAPGACLTIVVYAINVYGDALRDLLDPRMRGSR; from the coding sequence ATGGCACCCCCGACCGTCGATCCGCAAGCCGCTTCCGCCACCCTGCCTGCCGCGCTGCCTGCCGCGCTGCCTGGCACCCTGCCCCGCTCCGCCCGGCAACGCCAGCCTCGCTTCGCGCTGCTGCGGCGGCTGTTCCGCGACAAGCCGCTGGGCGCCGCCGGCGCGGTGATCTGCGCGGTGTTCCTGTTCTGCGGCGTGTTCGCCGACCTGCTGGCGCCGTATGGCATGAACGAGATCAACATGATGGCGCGGCTGCAGCCGCCCTCGTGGGCGCATCCGTTCGGCACCGACAACCTTGGCCGCGACATGTTCTCGCGCTGCCTGTACGGCGCCCGGCTGTCGGTGGTGATCGGGCTGTCGGCGGCGACGCTGGCCACGGTGATCTCGCTGCTGCTGGGCATCCTGACCGGCTACCTGGGCGGCAAGTTCGACCTGGTGGTGCAGCGCATGGTCGATGCGTGGATGAGCTTTCCCGACCTGGTGATCCTGATCGTGGTGGTATCGGTGCTGGGCCCGGGCAGCTGGCAGATCGTCTGCACGCTCGGCCTGCTGCTCGGCATCGGCGGCTCGCGCATCGTGCGCAGCGCGGTGGTGTCGGTGCGCGAGAACATGTACGTGCATGCGGCGCAGTCGATGGGCGCGTCGACCAGCCGCATCCTGTGGCGCCATATCCTGCCCAACGTGCTGCCGCCGGTGATCGTGCTGTTCACCACGCGCGTGGGCACCGCGATCCTGGCGGAGTCGGGCCTGTCCTTCCTCGGCCTCGGCGTACCGCCGCCGGCCCCGACCTGGGGCGGCATGCTGTCGGGCGACGGCCGCACCTTCATGTTCCAGGGCCCGTGGCTGGCGCTGGCGCCGGGCGCCTGCCTGACCATCGTGGTCTATGCGATCAACGTGTATGGCGATGCGCTGCGCGACCTGCTCGACCCGCGCATGCGGGGCAGCCGCTGA